TACAATTATATATACACGATTTCGTATAAATATTCAATCAGAATGCTACTGTGTCCAAACTTTGAGACAGCACTCGAGAGAATATCAATACTTTTTCTATCGAATCGTTATTTTCTAATTTCTTGCGGTACCTTGGCCCCGCGAAACAATGTCAAGCAGCCATTGCACGCGTCCGGCGGCGGCCTCGTCGTCGTTGCAGACCAGAAGCACCGTATCGTCGCCGGCGACCGTTCCCAAAATCCCGTCAATCGGCTGCTTGTCGATGACGCTGGCCATGTATTGAGCCGCGCCGGAAGGCGTGTGGACGATGACCAGATTGCGTGCAGCCGCTGCGGAAGTAATCAATCCCGAAAGACCGCGGGAAAGCTGCTGGTCGATTTTCTCGGCCGTAACGTCGTCGAATTCGGGCTCGACACCCAGCGTATAAGCCATTTCTCCGGTTTTCAGCCGCGTTTTGACCGCTTTCATCTCGTCCAAATCACGGCTGAGCGTGGCCTGGGTTACCTCGATGCCACGTTCGGCAAGCAAACCAAGGAGCTGACCCTGCGAGGAGACCACGGCGTTGGAAAGAATCTCCTGGATGACGCTGAGCCTGGCCGTTCGGTTGGTCGGATGCTGGAGCTTGGTTTCCCCGACTTGTTCCTTACCTTGCAAATTGACTGCGGAAGCGGCCGAATCACGCTTGGTATCGGCCGTAATATGACTACCTTCAGTATCGTTCATTTGAGCATTTCCTTGTCGTCTCGCAATGTTCCAATCAGCCAAGTCAGCAAAGCCTTCTGCGCGTGAAGTCGGTTTTCGGCCTCTTCCCAGACCACCGATTGCGGGCCGTCGATAACGCTTGCCGTGACTTCCTTGCCACGGTAGGCCGGCAGGCAATGCTGGAAAAGCGCATCAGGCTTGGCGAGTTTCATCAACTCGTCGTTGACCTGATAATCCCAGAACGGCTTGGAGCGCACGGCGTACTCGCTTTCCTCGCCCATCGACACCCACGTATCGGTGAAGATGCAGTCGGCATCGGCCACAGCCTCGCGCGCGTCGGTGGTTACCAGAATCGAACCGCCTGTCTGCGCCGCTATTCGCTTGGCATCCGCGACAATCTGCGGATCGGGAAGGAAGCCTTGCGGGCCCGCCACGCGCACGTTCATGCCTGCGGTCGCGCCTCCGAGCAGATAGGAGTTCGACATGTTGTTGGCCGCGTCGCCCAAGTAGGCGATGGTCTGGCCGGCAAGCGCGTCGACTCCCCCGCGATGCTGCGCGATGGTGAGGAAATCGGCAAGAATCTGGCAGGGATGGAACTGGTCGGTCAAAGCGTTGACGACGGGGACGGTGGCATATTTCGCCATCGTTTCCACGCGGTCCTGGCCGAAGGTACGCCAGACGATGGCGCTGGTCATGCGGGTGAGCACGCGTGCCGTATCGGCCACCGGCTCGCCACGACCGAGCTGGGAACCGGACTTGTCGATGACCAACGGATAACCGCCAAGCTCGGCGACACCCACAGAAAAACTGGAACGTGTGCGCGTGCTGGGCTTGTCGAAAATCACCGCGACACCCTGCGGCCCCTCAAAGGGACGGCGATAATAGCGATCTTTCCAGAACTTCATACCCAGTTCCAGAATTTCCTTCTGCTCGTCGTGGTTCACATCATCATCACGGAGCATATGCCGAAGTTGACCTGCCATAACCATCTCCTTTTTACTGATTTGACCATTAAAATATACCGCATAAAACTGAAATATTACATTTTCTATCCACATATTGGTATATATGCTAGAAAAATATTATTTTAAACTATCGAAATCGACTAAAATCTGGAATATCTTGATTGTCAATGTACGATTTCACTCGCCTGACACGCTACCTGGAATGAAACCGGCACTGAATAAATGCCGGCACACACGAATGTCCAAATCAGTCATCTGGAAGGTCTGCTGGGATTTGAGCGAGAATCGATACGGCCTCGTCAACGTCGGCGCTGCTGACGATGAGCGGCGGGGCAAGGCGCAGGGCATCGGGAGCGACCGCGTTGACGATAAGGCCATGGTCCAGGGCCCAGTTCATGGCGGCGTGTGAGCACGGATGCGCCAGCTGGATGGCGTTGAGCAGGCCACGGCCACGAACCGAGACGAACAGCGGGTTGCCACAAGCCATCACGGCTTCACGAAGTTGGTTGCCACGGGCTTCGGCGTTGGTCACCAGATTTTCTTCGTCGATGACCTGCAACGTGGTCAATCCGGCTGTGGTCGCCAGCGGGCCGCCAGCGAAAGTCGAGCCGTGGAGTCCTGGCGAAAAGAGGGATGCGAGCGGCTTGCCGAACGCGATCATGCCACCCATTGGGAAGCCGCCGGCCACGCCTTTGGCGAAGGTGATGATGTCGGGTGTGATGCCGCCGGAAAGGTCGTCGCGCTGGAAGGCGAACCATTTGCCGGTGCGCCCGATGCCGGTTTGCACTTCGTCGATGATCATCAGAGCGTGATGTTGATCGCACAGTTTGCGGACGCCTTTGACATACTCCGGGTCAAGCGGGCGCACGCCGGCCTCGCCCTGGATGAGTTCGAGCATCACTCCGGCCACCGGGCCGACGCCGTCTTTGCCGGTCTGGTCGAAGGCGGCCTGCATGGCGTCAAGGTCGCCGGCTTCGACGAATTGAACCGCCGGAAGCAGCGGATTGTAAGGTTCGCGGATCGAAAGCTTCCACGTAGCACTCAAGGCACCCATCGTCCGCCCGTGGAATCCTTTGGTCAGGGCAAGGATTCGAGCCGGGGCACCGCCATGTTCGGGGTCGCCGCCCGGCAGCGTCTTGCCGTAAAGCTTGGCCATTTTCATCGCGGCCTCGTTACCTTCGGCCCCTGAATTGCCGAAATAAACGCGCGAGCCTTCAGGTGCGCCAGAAATCTGTAAAAACTTTTCCGCCAACTTGATCTGCGGAACGGAAGCGAAATAATTGCTGATATGCGCGACTTCCCCGGCCTGTTCGCTTACCGCCTTCACCCATTTGGGATGAGCGTAACCCAGCGAATTGACGGCGATGCCGGCGAGAAAATCGAGGTATTCGTTGCCATCGATGTCCCAGACATGCATGCCTTTGCCGTGGTCCATCACTCGCAACGGAGTGCCGAAAGCGTGCGTATGCACCTGTTCATAGGTATCGATCCATTGTTCACTTTCGGGACCGATTGCCGTCGTTGCGGAATCGGTGTTTTTGTTCGCAGCTTCAACATCTGCCTTGTTTTGATTATCGTTGTTCATGTTGCCGTACTTTCCAAGTTTATTTTTGCATTACATTAATGCAGTGATGTTATCTTTTTCATAACTGTCAATAAACGTCATAATTACGTTGCGATTTCACGACGTGCTTTTATTTTCGCCGTAGTTTCATCCCATTGCCGGGCACGACCATCGTTCCGATGCCGGCGCCGGTAAACACCTCGTTGAGGATCGAGTGGGGCTGACGGCCATCGATGATATGCGCACGCGGCACCCCGCCGTCCAAGGCGCGCACGCAGGCACGCATTTTCGGCACCATCCCGCTTTGCAGCTTTGGTAATACCTCGCTCAGGCGGTCGACGCCGATGGAACTGATCAGCGAATTCTTATCGGGCCAATCGGCATAGAGCCCATCGACGTCCGTTAGAATGACGAGTTTTCGGGCATGCAGAGCCACCGCAAGCGCGGCCGCCGCGGAATCGGCGTTCACGTTGAAAACCTGGGTAGGGTCATCGGCGTTCGGCGCAATCGAAGAGACCACGGGAATCCGGTTCTGTTCGATCAGGCTCTCCACCGCCGAAGGGTTGACTTCCGTAACTTCGCCCACCAATCCGATGTCGGTTTCCTTCCCATCGATGACCGGGCGGTACCGCTTCGCCCCGAACAACGACCCGTCCTCGCCGGAAAGCCCGACGGCATGTGGGCCGTGCGCGTTGATGAGCCCGATGAGTTCGCGTGAAACCGAGCCGGTAAGAATCATCCGCACCACCTTCATGATTTCCGGTGTCGTGACGCGCAGTCCAGCTTTGAATTCCGAATGAATACCGAGGTCTTTGAGCATGCCGGAAATCTGCGGCCCTCCCCCGTGAACGACAATCGGGTGCATGCCGACCTGCCGCAGAAAGACCATATCCTCGGCGAAGCAACGCTTAAGATGTTCGTCGACCATCGCGTTGCCGCCGTATTTCACGACGATGCGCTGGCCGGCGAATTCCTCGAGCCACGGCAGTGCTTCAATCAGCACCTCGGCTTTCTGCTCGTCCTTCAAGTCATGGTGCACATCAATATCCGCACCAATGGCATCCGTTCCCCTTTTCACAGTGCTCATTTTTCCCCAATCTTTTATATCAAGTACTGGTCGCGCACTTTTCTCGGACGAAAATAAAGTGCACGGATTACCATCAAAAATTCGTATGAACTTCACAAAAATCCATGCACTTTTTGTTTGGCCCTGAAAAAGTGCACAGGTCCGCGATCAGGATTCGTAGTCGGCGTTGATGTGCACGTACTCATGGGTGAGGTCGTCGGTCCACACGGTCGCGCTTTCCGCTCCGTTGTTGAGATCGATGTCGATGTCGACTTGGCGTTTATCCATCTTCACTTCCGAGCGGTCAACTCCGGCACCACCGTGCTCGCAGACGCGAACACCGTTGATATCCACCGTGACGGACTCCGGGTCGTAAGCCGCCACGCCCACAGGGACCGTGCCAAGTGAGCTGACGATACGTCCCCAATTCGGATCATTGCCATAGATGGCGCATTTGAGTAGATTTGAGCCAGCGACCGCGCGGGCACAGGCCAGTGCCGCATCTTCGGTTTCCGCCCCGCTTACTGTCACTTTGATATCGTGGCTGGAGCCTTCGCCGTCGCCTACAATCTGGCGGGCAAGACTGGCGCAGGCATCGTGAACCAACCCGGCGAACTCATCGTCATCAGGAGTCACGCCAGAGGCACCGGAAGCAAGCAGCAGCACCGTGTCGTTGGTCGACATACAGCCGTCCACGTCGATGCGGTTGAACGATTTGTCGGCGGCGTTGGCCAGAGCATCCTGCAACTGCGCGGAATCGACCTCGGCATCGGTAGTGATGACGCAGAGCATCGTGGCCAACTGCGGGGCAATCATCCCCGAGCCCTTGACCATGCCGCCAACACGGTAACCGGAACCTTCCAATTTCACCATTTTCGGCTTGGTGTCGGTGGTCATGATGGCCGTTGCCGCATCGATACCTGCTTGTTCGACGTCGTTTAATGCCGCAGCCGCCTTTTCCACACCACCCAGCACATTATCCAAAGGTAATAATTCGCCAATCAGACCGGTCGAACACACGGCAATGTCATTGGCTGAGAAACAGGGCTTTTCATTTGCCAAGGCCGCTCCGAATGAATAGCCGGTTGAGAGACTGCCACCAAAACCGTCTATTCCAAAGGAATCGGCACCAGTATTGTCGGAATCCTCTACGATATCGCTCAATACCTGCGCGACTTTCACCGCCGTGGCCTCGCTTTGCTTCAGTCCTTCGGCACCGGTGCAGGCGTTGGCGCCACCGGAGTTGAGCACGACCGCCTTGATATGCCCGTCAGCGACGGCCTTACGCGACCATTGCACCGGCGCCGCACAGAAACGATTGGCGGTGAATACGCCGGCGGCAGCATCAAGCGGTCCGTTGTTGACGACCAGCGCCAAGTCGCTTTTCGCTTTGTTGGATGAAATTCCGGCGTTGACGCCGGCGGCCATAAAGCCCTTTGCAAATGTCACGCTCATGGCGCCACTCCAATCGTTGTCAGTCCCTGATCTTCCGGAAGTCCGAGCGCAATGTTGAGGGATTGCACCGCCTGCCCTGCCGTGCCACGGTTGAGGTTGTCGATAGCCGCAAAACCATACAGCCGTTTGGCGTTCCTATCGACTGCGACCTGAACCTGCGCCGCATTGGAACCCAACACGTTCGCCGTGGCCGGCATGTCGCCGGCATCCAGAAGCTCGATGAATTGCTGGCCTTGATAGGCTTCGGCGAAAACCTCACGGATGCTCTCATCGCTCATCGCCTCGCCCTTGTCGCTGAGCTTGGCCGAAACCACCGCGAGAATGCCACGCGCCATCGGCACCAGTATCGGCGTGAAACCGACGTTGATAGGCTTGGTTGAGGCAATGGATGAGAAAACACTCTCCTCTTGACCGGCCACAATCTCGGTACCATTTTCTGCAGCGGTTTCAGCCGTTTCAACTGCTTCGCTCGGATATTGCCAAATAGCTGATGAGTTGAGATGCCCCTCACTATCCGCATCAGCACAAGCGGCATGCGCAAGATTCTGCACGATTTCGGGGATGTGACGATGAACACCGCCGACCGAATACGGCGTCGCGGAACCAAACGCTTCCGCCGCTAACAGATTAGGACGTCTCAGGTTTTTGCCGGCTCCCGAATATCCAACAGCAAGGTCGGCGACAATGTCATCGGTTTGCACAAGCCCTTGTGCCACAGCAGGTTGAAAAGCCAAAGTAACCGCAGTGACGTTGCATCCCGGCCCCGCAATCAATGAGGCGCCTGGCAATTGTTCACGCTGACGCCGGTATCCACCCTCGGCATCTTTGCCCACGATCAGTTCCGGCATGCCATAAACCCAAGGCTTGTGGAAGTCGCCACCATAGTACTGCGCCCAAGCATCTTCGGATTCAAGCCTGTGATCGGCTCCCAAATCGACCATCACGCAATCGGGATGAAGCTTCTCGGCCAATGCTCCCGAAACGCCATGTGGCAAAGCCAAAACAATGATGTCGTGACCATTCAACACGTCCGGCGTCGTGGGTTCGATAACCATGTTCTTCAGCTGCGGAATATGCGGCATACGACGGCCGAGTTTGTCGCCGGCCGATGAATCCCCGGTCACCGTCGTAACTTCGAATGCAGGATGTGCGGCGAGTATCCGCAGCATCTCTCCCCCGGCATAACCGCTGGCACCTGCCACCGCCACCGTGTATTTGCTCATGGGCATCACCTTTCTTGAAGATGATGCTAGATTACATATATTCAGTAGTATGAATAGTTATACATCCGAATAGTGGACACTTTTGAAAGAGAATTATCGTTTTTGACAAATCAGAAATAAAACAATGCCCGTTGAGTTCTTAAAGCTTGTAAAGCCTGAACCGAAACGGACGTAATGAAAAAAACAAACCAGAACGTCCCTGACCACTCACGTGAAGAGGAACGTTCTGGTAGAACCAATATTCTCAAGCCGCAATGTCAAACGCCAAGGCCCAAAAGCCTACGCATGCACCGAGCCGTCGCTGCCGACACCGCTGGAACCACCGGAACCCGAACCATATTGATTCATCAACTGCTGCGAAAAATCGTTGACGTTGATGCCCTTGGAAAACAGCCAGAACGAAAAAATCGTCGTAAGGACGCCGAGCACCATGCACACGGTGGCCGCCCAAAAGCCTTTCATGTGATATCTCTTGGTGCGCCACATCGAAACCGCGCCGGTGATGGCAGGCAGGAACGGCATGATCGGCAAAAACAGCAACACGATCGAGATGATTGCCCATGGGTCCCAGTGGCCTTTCAGTGGGTTCTGGTTCGGGTCGTTCATATCGATGCCGTTGTGAATATCCGGCTGATAGTCAGGAGTGCCGGGCGCGCCAGGCATGGCCGGACCATTGTTGTACGGCTGTCCAAACGGATTGTTGGCATTATTCGGATTGTTACCGTAATTGTTGGACGAGCGGTTCGGGCCGCCGTAGGGTGTATTACTGCGAAAATCTTGATTACCTTGGTAGGTGCCCACGCCATTGCCATATCCGCCACCCATTTGCTGGTTGGGTTGACCACCCTGCGGATTCATTTGAGGATTCTGCTGGTTCTGGTTTTTCGACTTCTCTTCAGGCTTGCCGTAAACGTACGGATTGTATTGCGGAGGGAATTGGCTGGCCATCGCCCCATATTCCGGAACCTTCATTTGGCCGTATTCCGGCTGAGCTGGTTTGGCAGCACGATTATTGGATTCTGC
This genomic stretch from Bifidobacterium sp. ESL0690 harbors:
- the argF gene encoding ornithine carbamoyltransferase, with the protein product MAGQLRHMLRDDDVNHDEQKEILELGMKFWKDRYYRRPFEGPQGVAVIFDKPSTRTRSSFSVGVAELGGYPLVIDKSGSQLGRGEPVADTARVLTRMTSAIVWRTFGQDRVETMAKYATVPVVNALTDQFHPCQILADFLTIAQHRGGVDALAGQTIAYLGDAANNMSNSYLLGGATAGMNVRVAGPQGFLPDPQIVADAKRIAAQTGGSILVTTDAREAVADADCIFTDTWVSMGEESEYAVRSKPFWDYQVNDELMKLAKPDALFQHCLPAYRGKEVTASVIDGPQSVVWEEAENRLHAQKALLTWLIGTLRDDKEMLK
- the argB gene encoding acetylglutamate kinase, with product MSTVKRGTDAIGADIDVHHDLKDEQKAEVLIEALPWLEEFAGQRIVVKYGGNAMVDEHLKRCFAEDMVFLRQVGMHPIVVHGGGPQISGMLKDLGIHSEFKAGLRVTTPEIMKVVRMILTGSVSRELIGLINAHGPHAVGLSGEDGSLFGAKRYRPVIDGKETDIGLVGEVTEVNPSAVESLIEQNRIPVVSSIAPNADDPTQVFNVNADSAAAALAVALHARKLVILTDVDGLYADWPDKNSLISSIGVDRLSEVLPKLQSGMVPKMRACVRALDGGVPRAHIIDGRQPHSILNEVFTGAGIGTMVVPGNGMKLRRK
- the argR gene encoding arginine repressor — encoded protein: MNDTEGSHITADTKRDSAASAVNLQGKEQVGETKLQHPTNRTARLSVIQEILSNAVVSSQGQLLGLLAERGIEVTQATLSRDLDEMKAVKTRLKTGEMAYTLGVEPEFDDVTAEKIDQQLSRGLSGLITSAAAARNLVIVHTPSGAAQYMASVIDKQPIDGILGTVAGDDTVLLVCNDDEAAAGRVQWLLDIVSRGQGTARN
- a CDS encoding bifunctional ornithine acetyltransferase/N-acetylglutamate synthase → MSVTFAKGFMAAGVNAGISSNKAKSDLALVVNNGPLDAAAGVFTANRFCAAPVQWSRKAVADGHIKAVVLNSGGANACTGAEGLKQSEATAVKVAQVLSDIVEDSDNTGADSFGIDGFGGSLSTGYSFGAALANEKPCFSANDIAVCSTGLIGELLPLDNVLGGVEKAAAALNDVEQAGIDAATAIMTTDTKPKMVKLEGSGYRVGGMVKGSGMIAPQLATMLCVITTDAEVDSAQLQDALANAADKSFNRIDVDGCMSTNDTVLLLASGASGVTPDDDEFAGLVHDACASLARQIVGDGEGSSHDIKVTVSGAETEDAALACARAVAGSNLLKCAIYGNDPNWGRIVSSLGTVPVGVAAYDPESVTVDINGVRVCEHGGAGVDRSEVKMDKRQVDIDIDLNNGAESATVWTDDLTHEYVHINADYES
- a CDS encoding acetylornithine transaminase, with amino-acid sequence MNNDNQNKADVEAANKNTDSATTAIGPESEQWIDTYEQVHTHAFGTPLRVMDHGKGMHVWDIDGNEYLDFLAGIAVNSLGYAHPKWVKAVSEQAGEVAHISNYFASVPQIKLAEKFLQISGAPEGSRVYFGNSGAEGNEAAMKMAKLYGKTLPGGDPEHGGAPARILALTKGFHGRTMGALSATWKLSIREPYNPLLPAVQFVEAGDLDAMQAAFDQTGKDGVGPVAGVMLELIQGEAGVRPLDPEYVKGVRKLCDQHHALMIIDEVQTGIGRTGKWFAFQRDDLSGGITPDIITFAKGVAGGFPMGGMIAFGKPLASLFSPGLHGSTFAGGPLATTAGLTTLQVIDEENLVTNAEARGNQLREAVMACGNPLFVSVRGRGLLNAIQLAHPCSHAAMNWALDHGLIVNAVAPDALRLAPPLIVSSADVDEAVSILAQIPADLPDD